TCTACACATATGGAATGATTGGCCAGGGACTTGCCAATACTTTGATTATCCTCCTTGGACTGCAGCATCAGCGGTGTACCAACTGGCGATTCATCTACAATCAGCGCTGGTGACAACTTCGGTTCCATTGCAGCTCCTTTGGTTTTCTCCAGCGAACCAGACTCGTCGTGCACCTCTGCCACAAAGTCTTTAGAGCAATTGGGACAACGTAGCTCTATAAAAAGTAAGATATTAATCACATATTctagaattttaattactttagcTTGCCTGATGTCTTGTAGCTCTTCTTATTACGTTCTCTGGTAAACTTAAGGCCACAATTGATGCATTTATAAATGGTAAAGTTCATTTCGGTGAGATCACGCTGCGAAAGAATATCGCGCAGCTTCTTTTCGATTTCCTAAAAGCAAAATCCATTGAATTAGTGACTCtattaattactaaaaatataacgtACTTGACAGAGTGCATTGTCCGCAGAATAGACGCGCtcctgtttgtgtttttgcatgGTGTCAAAGTTGACGCGCAGCGTATTCGATTTAATGCGCTCACAAGACTCCAGCACCCTGAGACTCCACTTAGTTTTTGTTCTACAAAGGCAtagaattataatatttaacagCATATTTATGATACCAATAGCTACCGTTCGTTCAGTGCGTCTTTTTCCCGTATGTAATTCGATGATATGGTTAGGAACAGAGGTTCACTAGTCTTGTGCGCATGGCAAACAATGTAAAGCTTCTCATCCGGTTCTTCGTCGGAGACTAGAAGAGATTACACACACTtagcaaaaaatgaaataattttgaattagaTATTATCACCTGGCTCCTCTTCTTGCTCTGCACTTGACGATCCATAAAGATTCAACACTTCTCGATGCTTGTCAATCTCTGGTTCCCGCTGTTCATCTTTTTCTTCCTGCAGTGTATTGTTCATGCTCTGATATTCCGTCTCAGTGGTATTATCACATGATTCGTAAACTGTTGCCTGAGTCTCGTCCTTGTCGGTGTTGTCGACATCTAGTTTAATGGGCGTCAATGTGTCATTCAGAGGCGAGGTCCAATGTGCGCCATTCGTGGGCGTGGAGCTAATATTGAGTTCGTCAGATTGGAGTTGAGACTGAGGTTCAGGCTGATAGTCTGCAGAAAACTCGCCCAGAAACTCGTTGAGCTCTTGGCGTGCATCGTGACGTTTCTGTTCGCTGGGCTGTGTTGCGTTTATGCCCAGCATTAGTTCTGCATTGCTCGACTGCAACCACTCGTTACCATATTTCAAGCGCAATGTGTCGATCTTTTTCTTTGTCTCCAAATGGCTACCATCAGGGGCCTCTTGTTCCGGAACAGCGCCTACATTGATAGGATCTGTTATAGCAGTCGCTTCCTTTGCAACCTCTTCGCCATGCTCTGCTATCTCCACGCTGCGCAGCTTCTTGGTGCGTCGTTTAACTATTTGCGTCTCTTGTGGCGCTTGTTGCTCTGCTTCAGATGATGAATCTCTGCCTCGTATCGATATCGAACGCTGCGAACCAATGCTAGATGCGGGCGTATTAACAGATCCCCGTGAGCTATTTATAGACAAGTAACTGGTGGCGATTCTATGACCCATGGTGCCCACATTTCGCAGCTGTTGGCTACCCGTCATTGCCTTCTCTGGCTTTGACATGGGCTCAAAGTCCAGCACAAACTTGACAGTGGATGTATTTTTGTGCAGATATTGTGCTGTCGCCAAGCGATGTTTTGGATGACATGCCAGGGGATTACCCTGCAAATTTAGAGTGGTCAGTGTCATCAGAACACTCAGCGGCAACAGCTGCGAATGCTCTAGGAGACAGTTGTCCGATAGATCCATATTCGTCAGAGCATCTAGTTTGGTCAAGTCGAGCAGCTCCTCCAcgtagttgttgctgatgttgagTGACTGCAGTCGCTTGCAAGCCTCGGCATGAAACAGCGGAAATTGCGTCAAGCAATTGTAGCTTAGATCAAGTGTTTTTAGATGTGGCAGCCACTTAATGGCAGACACACTGATTAGTTTATTGTGCCGCAGATTTAGATGCTGCAGATGTTGGGCAAACTCCAGAGCAGTATCAATGCCACGCAAATTGTTATAGCTAAAATCTGCCGATTGCAGTTCGTTCCAAACGAAGCCATTCGAGTTGTCACCACCACAGTGCGTTATAATGTCCTCCACACTGTTCAGACTCTTGATGCAGATCAAGTGTTGCAGCTGCGAACGCAACGCTTGGATGCCAACCACCTGACAGATGTTAATCTTGTGCACCTCCAGGCGACGCAGTGCACGGAATTTGCATATGTCGATGGCACCTTCGAAGTAATGTTCGCTGGGGAAATAGTTAAGCTTGAGCAACGTTGTTTTCTGCACAAAATCATGCAGCAGCTGGAGGTCGGAAAACACACTCGATTTGCCATTGAATGGCTTAACCACTTGGAATGCCTGTGGGTTCTGCTGCGATGTCCCCAATCCAGCTCCGAATCCAATGTCGCTGTCAGCGATTAACGCAAAGGAATCATTCAAACCGCGTAGCAATGGACCTGCAATGTGTGCGTTTGTATGATTAAAAACGGGTTAAACTgataagcaaagcaaactaTGTGCTTAGGAACAAAGCAATGGGACAGGCGTTGGCTGGCGTTTGGTCATCGCCCGAGTGCATGCTTCTCAATACTATATATCGAACCCCATTTGCGAAAATAACGTACCTATGAATTGTTAggcttttaaaatttttcttgTACATGCATTTGattattatcatcataattctgcacaaaaaatatcaacaaaatgttgcaggCGTATGTTATATATGCAAATAGTACTCAgcgtgtttttttgtttttactcaCCTGATAAGGTCAAGGTAAATTCCGAGCTAAGGATTTTGTCACCATTTTTGCGCAGCAAATTGGCCAATTCGGTTATCTTTTGAGGATCCATTCCAGCTGCAGGTTGAAGGCCATGCAATAACACAATTCCTCCAGctgtttgttaattattaaatatttgtacagGGTCTGATTCAGTTTTCTTCTGCTTTCTGCGTTTTAGCTTTCTTTATTGAGGTTGTCAACtgaaaaaacaatattatattaggcACACCCATACTTTCACACGCTGTCAAGTGTTAATTGCAAGCAAGCAAGAAGCAAACATTTTACGTAGTTCACCTAATTCTATTTTGATGTTTATGATTTGGCTGCTGTCCCCTATGAGCGAATAACAAAGGGAATTATTATGACGCCATTGTCCAGAACGCGTTTAACACTCAGCAGCACTACATAGTCAactaataattattgtatagaTTTCAAACGTATATTTGGCACTTTAACAACATTATTATGCATTTATGTTGgtgattgtgtttgtgtgcaatGGGCGCAAAAATATTCCACTGTCTCCCTAAATAtacttttgttattgctaAAAATTGACAGTCAGCAGGCAGCGTAGGCACAGGGTTGCATTCGCCAGTGTTGTAAAGCGCTTCCAGCACAGCTGATTGAAATCACCGTTAAATCAGTAACCAAAGTTATCGGATTCTCTATGAAAGTGTAACAAGATGtgaaaacatatgtatgtaaatatatgttCGAAAACGAATATTTTCGAGATGGTCACACCAGGAAAGCTTTAAAAGctctttaataataaataaacttataatatactTACCACCCGATGGCTTAAAATCAGTTATTTTACTACATGAAGTTCTCAGAACATAATTTTCAGAATAGGAATTTTGACAATCTTAATGATCACGGTCAAATTTCCTAAGGTGGTGTGCGAGATTTGATTacgatttaaaattaaaaaaaaaaacccaaagtTATTGCAAGCTGTgtttttctaaattaaaacaagaaaagtaGACTCGTATAGctttttgacttttatttatttaacacatttttaattttacatataATTTATCATGACTACgccataaaattcaaattgcactAAGATTTagtaatgcaaataaaattccGTATGCctagatttatttaatttaaaaatataccattgctGTTCCATTTTAATCGCTTCTGTTCActtttgtgtttatgtttcGAAATTGTAAATagcatatttgatatttacaaaattcttTAGGTACATGCGCACATTTCTTGCTAAACTTTTATTAactaagtttaaaataaaaagcagacTTCAAGATTGGTTTTTGTTCGTTTCGGTTTCTGTGGTTCGCTGGATATGCGTtggattttaaaattaaattaacaaccTGTACACATTCTTGTCGTTGGTTAGGGTAGTATTACTGACTCATTTGTAgaatttgttttatgtgcTGAAAAATACCTAATTACTCCTGTTTGGTGCATAAAAACgtttaaaaaattgcattacaaTTTTACAAAGTTTGCCTgcgaaatagaaaataaaactcGTTATTTGTAGAAGCGCTTCatactatttttaaagcaattaaaattataaattgcattccAATACAAACATGAATTTAAAAAcgcaaaattcaattgaagaTTCAGATTCATCAAATTTTGATACGTACTGCTGTCTGCCAATTCATAGCTGCCAATTTtggtaaatatatataatttaaataaatataaatatttttcctaatttggtttattttttcgatatgtacaaaaaatattaaaatgctttatttatgattaacaaaattcattttggTTTTAACAAATAGTATGACACTGACATTTTCTCTTATGAACACATAATAcactgaaaacaaaatatataaatcatacaaaatttgataatattattgttgaaaTGCGTGTTGAACGAACGTGGCGAGGGATAGCGATTTTCTGATTGTACGAGAACGTAGTAGTATACCGGTTGCAAAAATGCATGAGTGTGTGATAGAATATGACTGGAGTTGAACTATAAACGAATAGTATTTACAATCgattgtatattttttcttttgttttttatatatttggttgTAACACAGTTTAGAGTTTTGGCGACGGCATGATGATCGTATCATCCCTATGAGAAATCAtataaaaagaagagaagaaaacaaattgttgttgatgaaaCATAAAAGTTGATATCATATTAGCAATGCGAATGAAATGAGATAGTTATTTTTCATGGATCGGGGATGAATGAGCTGATAATGAGTAGGATTTTGTTTggaatgaaaaagaaaactattcgaaaaatatttatgaaaaatttcaaatttatagaatttagaaattacttttggagtttttattattcagcTTTTTGgttatactaaaatttaaacttaatatTATTAGAAACAGAACACATGCCAAGAACTAAAAAGAATGTGCAAAAAGTATTAAACTATTTAGGGTAGATACGgttacaataaaaactaaaaatctGTTGTTATTAGGAGGAAAATCAGTAAGTACATTATAGGTTAACTCAAAGATTGCGGGTGGATATAGTAGATAGGAATATTCAAAGGGATTTTTTGAGGAATTCATGTGCAGTTTGTgcaaaacgaaagcaaaactAAAGGAACTCAACACTTACATATGCTCTGGATGATTGCGTATGCAATCGATTAAATCTTTAGGCTTAAGCtgatttgtgcaaattttgtgAATGGCGGTGAACAGAGGGAATctgaaatagaaattaaaaaacaaaatcgttAGCGttgaattcaaaatgtattgaTTATTTGAAATATCGTACTTGTCTTCCAGACCCTTGTTCTTCAACATGTAGTTAACTTCCTCGGCAGTGGGCGGACCCTGTAATTTTTGTCCATTGAGCATTTCCTTCTCCAGCTCTTCAATTGTTTTGCCAGAGGTGACAAAAGCCTCAGAGACACGACGATTGCGGCCAcctataaattattaattcatattacaTGATCAAAAAcatgaattcaaattatttttcttaccGTAGCACGTTGTGATAAGATCCGCAACACCGCAGCTCTCGAAGAACGTAGACAATTTGCTGCCAGGGTAGAAGACTTCGACGAAACGAATCATTTCCATAAGGCCAAGACGAATAACAGCTGCCTTGGTGTTGTCGCCCAGCTTCAGACCATCAACGAAGCCCGCACCGCAGGCAACAATGTTCTTGAGGGCACCGCAAACCTCAACGGCATCGGAATCCTCAACAACCACGACACGGAAGTGATTGGCCTGGAAGAGATCACGCAGCACCTTGCCGTATTTTTTGTCCGTGCAGCCGATTGTCGTCTCGCAGAAGTTGCCCTCGGCCACCTCGTTGGCCAGATTAGCTCCCATGAGGACAGCGCATGGTATCTGAGCGTGGGAGGAGCGTGTCAGATTAGCAAAGGGGTTTTCAAAGTGACACAGTGTGTGTTCTAAATATACTACGAAAGAACGTCCATTGACTCACCTTCAAATGGCGGGTGATAATGTGCGAAATTAGATCAATGCCGCCGCCTTCGGCTTTGTCGAAGCCCTTGATCAGCGATATGGCAATGGCATTTGGCTTGATTTTGCCCAGCAATTGTTTGCAGAAATTCGGTATAAACTGATGCGGCACCACGAAAATCAGTATATCGGCATTCTTGGCAGCCTCAACGAGATCAGGTACAGCAACCTAGAAACAGACAAAGACAAGGAGAACCAATTCATCAAAatcagcaaacaacaacagcaacaaaaatacaattataatgTTCTGATAAGAGGGGAACAGTTGTTCTGATAAGCGAGtatacaactaaataaaaaagcacAGCTCAAGGTTGAATGAAGGAAAACATCACGGAAATCATTGGACGCACACGTGGAAACGTTTTCCATTTTGGAGGCTTGGCTCCGTCTAGACATGGTAAGTTAGATGACTGCGTAATCTATGAGATACTATTGTTTTATGTATCAATTCATAACCAGTTTTTAcacatttgatttttgttatgTTGAAAATGGTTCAGCGTTTGCtaaaaaacttgttttttggcgttggcgttgccgTAAGCTAATTTGATAAGCGTTGCATAACTGTTTGCCTAAAGTATAAAGTTCATATAAGTTGCTTAGCTCCTAATTTATATGGATTGCTCGCTTCAGATAACACCGAGgcgacaaacaaaatatatatctcgCAAAGTGATTAAAATTGTTGGCACAGCTAAAATTAAAAGCGATACAATTAATATTCGTCAGCAGAAAGGTTTAAAAAAGTGCAACATTGCATTTACTAAGTTGTGtgcaatttgcttttaatgtaTTAATGTATTTTCCAGTAAATGATTCTATATAATTAAATCGTTCATAATGAAAGGGAAGTTGTCTATCttcaaaacaacaattaaatgaatCAGAAACTATTCCTATTACAGAAAACCGGTTATTATGTGATAATCTGTTTTGCTgcttaatgcaattaaaattgtttagctcttgttgcatttttgacattggccttttgtttttatttgtttataagcaattaaagaaaattttgttttcccCATTTCTTTTCACTATTGAACATTTGCCAAAAATCATATATGTAGGCATTAGTGTATATTTTCtcatacaaacatatacatatatgtagacatgtatgtttgtattttatctGTGGTCACTGCTAATGAtatagaaaagcaaaaaaaaacaaaacaaaaacaaaagcaacaggcATAGAAACAGTTTTGATTATCATATCGGTCTGCCGCCAGCTGTTTCTATTCTGAGTCTCTCGACACTATTAATTCCAGTGTTTTTCCACAAAgaaaattctaaataattaacaattgcAGCATAATACAAGCCTTATCTATCGCAACAACACTAAAATAGCTTGTTAAACATGACCCGCATACACAATAGAGACGAAGTTATCTATAATCAGGCAATTGTCAAGTGTCGGCTGTGTATTTTACGCTTATCAGCTATGAGCTGATGCTCTGATCTATTATATTGTTAGTCATAGTACTCACTCTCTTCATATTGACAAGCAATATGATTTAATATTCGCATTCTGCAGAGTGTGTGGGTgcgagagaaaaagagacGGCACGATTAACAGAATGTGAGTGAGTTTTACACATCAAGCCGGCCTTGACCTACGTCAAAGGCAGCAGTGGCAGAGCAGATATaaagagagtgggagagagaagctgaggGCAGCCAGCAGAGTTGGCAGTGCCAGGCTGGCAGGCTTTGCATGTGTGAAAGGTAAAAAGAGACAGAGCAAGGTGAACACTTTTGTTAGTGTTGGCcctgaaaaagaaaattgcactGAGAgccagaaagagagcgaggcGAGAGCGTGtaaattgtgtaaaaataGCTGTGTGCATTTCACCCGTTCGCTTGATTAGATAATTTCAGTGTATTCTGGCAGCACATCATCGGTCAAGATCAAGGTAGCGACGTGTTTTATGTAAGGCGCAGCAACGCCGCGacaaaaaaagttgttaaTAATTGAGCTAATACGCTTTGCTTATTACATAAGTTCAACAGCTTTTTCTCACaccttttgtgttttttgtttgtgacgTGTTAGATTATGGGTATTGATTACGATTtaattgtttgtattttacttACCACATTTGGTGGCAGTTTGTGTCCCTTCAAGTATTTGACATTCTCGTGCGTTTCATTGATGATTTCGGTTAACTTCTTGCCATCAATCAACTCCTCGTAGACAAACATTGTAACGCGCTCCTCGAACTCGGGCAGTGCTGAAGCATTGGCGCCCACAATTTTTGCGATGGCCGAACCCCTGTTACAAGGTTTTCGTTTAGAAATGCCAAGGTGCaatatgcaattattatataattggCGGGCATTGTTTGCTCtcgctgttgttattgttgttgttgcacttacCAGTTGCCTGAGCCAACGATGCAAACATTTACTTTTTCCGCCATGCTGATGCAGTTAGTTGTTCTTGTAGTTGGTTCTAATTATTaattgcttgttgttgctgtatgGATAAGTTAGTTTATTGCGTTGATTACGTCTCGTATTGATTCGCTGCGCGTTTTGACACTCTTGGAATTTGTGACTTACTCCGCGAATTATTTACAACAAACTGACACGTCGAAGCCACCGcacattaatataaataataaatagtagtGCTAAACGCGTATTCACGACAGTGGTGGAGAAACATCAATGAATATATCGATGCATCGCTAtcgatatttttgaaaatttttggaatatcGATTTCTTATAAGtaccaaataccaaaatacagaAACACCGATAATTGTAAGCTGGTTACACTTTAatggtattttggtataatttgaaaagtgTGTAAATAGGcgcgtaatttaaaaaaaatctttatttcGTATGCTACATggagcaaatgaaaaatggtAATGTATTACGAATATTAACCTTTTGcttgaacaaaaaatactccaaaaaactttaaaatcttTACGAGGCCGTGTCGTAatctaaacaaatttataaaaacatttctttacGTAAAATtataagcaataaatattttacagcaCTTCCTATTTTACTGTTATGCTCAACTGAGCTGGTGTTTTGAATTGCACAGATATTGGCGTAATATGTTTGGATTTTTGACgtaataatttttgaattattttctgAATGCATTTTCTtatgaattgaattatttgtttcTTAATGAAGTTAGTTACGAATGgtttaactaattaaaatttaaatggttCTGATCAGTTTATAAGTGAAAATATGGAGATTTTTAAAACAGTTGATATTTAACTAGTAAAGAGAGTTAATATGGGTCACCAACAggcacttttgtttttgatcggtggtaagatataataaatagttttaaagGCTCAGCATATAGATCTTGTGTATTTCATAGTATTGCTTATTTCCTTTTATCCGCTGTGTGACTGTGGTGCGTGTTTGAGGTATGATCCATTTGGAAATTGTCTAACTACGCAAGTAAGTCCCTTGGGAGCCTTGCTTGGCATTTCCAATGTGCCAAGTCCTAGAGTCCCTCAAGTCGCCACTTATCCAGCAGCAGTGCCAGCTTATCCAGCAGCAGTGCCAGCTTATCCAGCCGCAATACCAGCTTATCCAGCAGCAGTGCCCGCTTATCCAGCAGCAATGCCAGCTTATCCGGTAGCTATGCCAGCATATGGATATAACTATTACggttaaattaattgttaatgcaCGAGTCTCAAAAGgcttatactaaataaatcaGTACATTTTACTGACTTTAATGaaacttgtttatttgttataatgtTGGCAAAGTCACGTTTACAATTGTACACTTCAGGTTATTGCACAATTTCTAAGACATCTAGAGTCTTTTTatccaatttttatttgaacgTAATCTGttttattgtgaaatttatcggtttaacaaaaaatttgtgCTATCAATTTTACAACAAGATGTTCCAGTTAGAACCACAACAACCGCAGCTCATCTAGAATATTATACGATGATTATTACATGTTCACCATTTATagataaaataaactaaaaatatttattattttaattgtataatgCGTATAACTGCTTCATTATTTGTGTAAAACTCGAACTTGGCATTACTGTGTACAAAGTtactgaatatatttattaataattaattcgAAAAATAGAGTTTTCTAAAGTGAAATTATTATAGAAtccaaaaacaatattaagaATATTCGGTTTGGTGAAACTTCTTCGGCTTGTTCTCTAATTGCGATTCTGTTTTTGGGATGTTGTTGCAGGCTTCAGCCGATTAGCAATGTTACAGCTGACGTCGACTAAGCTTTGTCCCTACTACATGGCAAAAGTTAGGCCAGAGTCATGGCTTACCACTAGCCAACGAGGCGAGGTGAGGCGAGGTAAGGAGAGGCGGATTGGGGGCATGTTGCATCCACATCCCGAACGAAGGAGGTTAATCATGCAGCGATGCTGTTACGCGTTAATACCTTCATGTGAGCTGGACCACGTGCTGGCCGCTGTTCGGTTGCGTGTCTAACGCTGTTTGCGCtcttcacacacatacaagcacacactcacacacgcttACTTACATCTATGAATATGTGTGCATGTCAGAGTTGGTGTGTAGGTGTGGATGTAGTTGAGTTGGCTTGGGTTACTTTGGGTTGGTTTGTAAGCATGTTCGGGGTTGCTCTAATTCTGCTTCTGTTCttgttgcacttgttgttgttgttgttggcactgCTGCTGTGCACCCGTAAAATTGATTGCGGCGAAAGCTGGAAAGTTGCACGTTATGCTCGTGGCCTGACTTGCTACTGCTCGGCTTCTGTATCTCTCCGTGTGTCTGTGCTGGGATGTCGAGGTCTActctgtttctgcttctggTTCTGTTTCTGGTGTGGCGTGAGGATTGGCTTGTTTCCATGCCGCCCAAAATGTGATTCTATACAGCATAGCAATGGTGATTAAGTATATGCTCCTCTCTCCCATTCCACTTGACGCCTATCTTCAGCTCTAGCTGTTAGATAACCGCAATGCCATGGGAGTATTATTTTACAGGGtaacgaatatatatatattatataaatgaaatatctaTTAGAAAGTTAGTTCTTTCGTAACGAAcgtaaagaaat
This window of the Drosophila albomicans strain 15112-1751.03 chromosome 2L, ASM965048v2, whole genome shotgun sequence genome carries:
- the LOC117563751 gene encoding serine/threonine-protein kinase 11-interacting protein isoform X3 yields the protein MDPQKITELANLLRKNGDKILSSEFTLTLSGPLLRGLNDSFALIADSDIGFGAGLGTSQQNPQAFQVVKPFNGKSSVFSDLQLLHDFVQKTTLLKLNYFPSEHYFEGAIDICKFRALRRLEVHKINICQVVGIQALRSQLQHLICIKSLNSVEDIITHCGGDNSNGFVWNELQSADFSYNNLRGIDTALEFAQHLQHLNLRHNKLISVSAIKWLPHLKTLDLSYNCLTQFPLFHAEACKRLQSLNISNNYVEELLDLTKLDALTNMDLSDNCLLEHSQLLPLSVLMTLTTLNLQGNPLACHPKHRLATAQYLHKNTSTVKFVLDFEPMSKPEKAMTGSQQLRNVGTMGHRIATSYLSINSSRGSVNTPASSIGSQRSISIRGRDSSSEAEQQAPQETQIVKRRTKKLRSVEIAEHGEEVAKEATAITDPINVGAVPEQEAPDGSHLETKKKIDTLRLKYGNEWLQSSNAELMLGINATQPSEQKRHDARQELNEFLGEFSADYQPEPQSQLQSDELNISSTPTNGAHWTSPLNDTLTPIKLDVDNTDKDETQATVYESCDNTTETEYQSMNNTLQEEKDEQREPEIDKHREVLNLYGSSSAEQEEEPVSDEEPDEKLYIVCHAHKTSEPLFLTISSNYIREKDALNERTKTKWSLRVLESCERIKSNTLRVNFDTMQKHKQERVYSADNALCQEIEKKLRDILSQRDLTEMNFTIYKCINCGLKFTRERNKKSYKTSELRCPNCSKDFVAEVHDESGSLEKTKGAAMEPKLSPALIVDESPVGTPLMLQSKEDNQSIGSANSLNESSSCSKITNSQCSFDSNRSVVGSSNTERDLEFRANESDVDIISNPSQSSIEVLDPNFVQSASRKTSEERRIAQIPNLQTIDDDHSQAQSFIEREFGQLLAARSKSTANEDSIETTAEDTTPKSKTLAQVQLTESSSSGSVTDSICTTYEQQSKQQQQLQPQDKGQLLATNDPIVIHNLLHAEPNVSSHQHHHNNNNIEVAGVSENGHLKKGEEAGLSSVFGALFQSTNVLMSSSKKLIESESTASGVQPYKFNYSDFNDIDHRLKLYFYQTKFKDAGEHFKWLGKGRIFNEQTQTVRDGLLIISTSKCYLMEAYAPPHDDVSKWLRQVTSATINRLTRVQCLPWKLGLSFTLRNWGNFALLLQDMLRTDSLLLYLSDNPLPSNCELIQDPSDAVLQRLNALITEPLKMCTVLSSCRWTCGQDKRNFEVCTLLTSDTQLHVVGNGRFNWLTTNVEQKPQLELSLTQQMSNLVEAERVTDCEYKINFLDETENQCELWHLQFETQANAEFCLDVIGKSWEQLFGVPFSYSGM
- the LOC117563751 gene encoding serine/threonine-protein kinase 11-interacting protein isoform X1 translates to MDPQKITELANLLRKNGDKILSSEFTLTLSGPLLRGLNDSFALIADSDIGFGAGLGTSQQNPQAFQVVKPFNGKSSVFSDLQLLHDFVQKTTLLKLNYFPSEHYFEGAIDICKFRALRRLEVHKINICQVVGIQALRSQLQHLICIKSLNSVEDIITHCGGDNSNGFVWNELQSADFSYNNLRGIDTALEFAQHLQHLNLRHNKLISVSAIKWLPHLKTLDLSYNCLTQFPLFHAEACKRLQSLNISNNYVEELLDLTKLDALTNMDLSDNCLLEHSQLLPLSVLMTLTTLNLQGNPLACHPKHRLATAQYLHKNTSTVKFVLDFEPMSKPEKAMTGSQQLRNVGTMGHRIATSYLSINSSRGSVNTPASSIGSQRSISIRGRDSSSEAEQQAPQETQIVKRRTKKLRSVEIAEHGEEVAKEATAITDPINVGAVPEQEAPDGSHLETKKKIDTLRLKYGNEWLQSSNAELMLGINATQPSEQKRHDARQELNEFLGEFSADYQPEPQSQLQSDELNISSTPTNGAHWTSPLNDTLTPIKLDVDNTDKDETQATVYESCDNTTETEYQSMNNTLQEEKDEQREPEIDKHREVLNLYGSSSAEQEEEPVSDEEPDEKLYIVCHAHKTSEPLFLTISSNYIREKDALNERTKTKWSLRVLESCERIKSNTLRVNFDTMQKHKQERVYSADNALCQEIEKKLRDILSQRDLTEMNFTIYKCINCGLKFTRERNKKSYKTSELRCPNCSKDFVAEVHDESGSLEKTKGAAMEPKLSPALIVDESPVGTPLMLQSKEDNQSIVGNKRLIANNTPNNRRSLMQTIKRSANSLNESSSCSKITNSQCSFDSNRSVVGSSNTERDLEFRANESDVDIISNPSQSSIEVLDPNFVQSASRKTSEERRIAQIPNLQTIDDDHSQAQSFIEREFGQLLAARSKSTANEDSIETTAEDTTPKSKTLAQVQLTESSSSGSVTDSICTTYEQQSKQQQQLQPQDKGQLLATNDPIVIHNLLHAEPNVSSHQHHHNNNNIEVAGVSENGHLKKGEEAGLSSVFGALFQSTNVLMSSSKKLIESESTASGVQPYKFNYSDFNDIDHRLKLYFYQTKFKDAGEHFKWLGKGRIFNEQTQTVRDGLLIISTSKCYLMEAYAPPHDDVSKWLRQVTSATINRLTRVQCLPWKLGLSFTLRNWGNFALLLQDMLRTDSLLLYLSDNPLPSNCELIQDPSDAVLQRLNALITEPLKMCTVLSSCRWTCGQDKRNFEVCTLLTSDTQLHVVGNGRFNWLTTNVEQKPQLELSLTQQMSNLVEAERVTDCEYKINFLDETENQCELWHLQFETQANAEFCLDVIGKSWEQLFGVPFSYSGM
- the LOC117563751 gene encoding serine/threonine-protein kinase 11-interacting protein isoform X4, with the translated sequence MDPQKITELANLLRKNGDKILSSEFTLTLSGPLLRGLNDSFALIADSDIGFGAGLGTSQQNPQAFQVVKPFNGKSSVFSDLQLLHDFVQKTTLLKLNYFPSEHYFEGAIDICKFRALRRLEVHKINICQVVGIQALRSQLQHLICIKSLNSVEDIITHCGGDNSNGFVWNELQSADFSYNNLRGIDTALEFAQHLQHLNLRHNKLISVSAIKWLPHLKTLDLSYNCLTQFPLFHAEACKRLQSLNISNNYVEELLDLTKLDALTNMDLSDNCLLEHSQLLPLSVLMTLTTLNLQGNPLACHPKHRLATAQYLHKNTSTVKFVLDFEPMSKPEKAMTGSQQLRNVGTMGHRIATSYLSINSSRGSVNTPASSIGSQRSISIRGRDSSSEAEQQAPQETQIVKRRTKKLRSVEIAEHGEEVAKEATAITDPINVGAVPEQEAPDGSHLETKKKIDTLRLKYGNEWLQSSNAELMLGINATQPSEQKRHDARQELNEFLGEFSADYQPEPQSQLQSDELNISSTPTNGAHWTSPLNDTLTPIKLDVDNTDKDETQATVYESCDNTTETEYQSMNNTLQEEKDEQREPEIDKHREVLNLYGSSSAEQEEEPVSDEEPDEKLYIVCHAHKTSEPLFLTISSNYIREKDALNERTKTKWSLRVLESCERIKSNTLRVNFDTMQKHKQERVYSADNALCQEIEKKLRDILSQRDLTEMNFTIYKCINCGLKFTRERNKKSYKTSELRCPNCSKDFVAEVHDESGSLEKTKGAAMEPKLSPALIVDESPVGTPLMLQSKEDNQRSANSLNESSSCSKITNSQCSFDSNRSVVGSSNTERDLEFRANESDVDIISNPSQSSIEVLDPNFVQSASRKTSEERRIAQIPNLQTIDDDHSQAQSFIEREFGQLLAARSKSTANEDSIETTAEDTTPKSKTLAQVQLTESSSSGSVTDSICTTYEQQSKQQQQLQPQDKGQLLATNDPIVIHNLLHAEPNVSSHQHHHNNNNIEVAGVSENGHLKKGEEAGLSSVFGALFQSTNVLMSSSKKLIESESTASGVQPYKFNYSDFNDIDHRLKLYFYQTKFKDAGEHFKWLGKGRIFNEQTQTVRDGLLIISTSKCYLMEAYAPPHDDVSKWLRQVTSATINRLTRVQCLPWKLGLSFTLRNWGNFALLLQDMLRTDSLLLYLSDNPLPSNCELIQDPSDAVLQRLNALITEPLKMCTVLSSCRWTCGQDKRNFEVCTLLTSDTQLHVVGNGRFNWLTTNVEQKPQLELSLTQQMSNLVEAERVTDCEYKINFLDETENQCELWHLQFETQANAEFCLDVIGKSWEQLFGVPFSYSGM